A single genomic interval of Aphidius gifuensis isolate YNYX2018 linkage group LG6, ASM1490517v1, whole genome shotgun sequence harbors:
- the LOC122859862 gene encoding uncharacterized protein LOC122859862 → MTKSELELLTDPDMVLRIRGGLSQCSNRYGKANNRFMEEYDSSKPESYLMYFDVNNLYGEAMSRMLPTHDFEWDNDFEETLITLISNESNIGYIIEVDLEYPSYLHEQHKDLPLAPVHEKTPLPTSKCKKLLATLNPKQTYVVHYQSLKQYLSLGMKLIKIHRALRFERSAWLKPYINLNTELRQQAKNEFEKSFFKLMNNAIYGKTMECVRNHKEIKSVSKYEGRWGARSRISKPHFASSKIIDDLKKFNENAKYLYGDTDSCIYQFTIPNIYDHIKEDIYKFNTSDYKVDNQYGIPLANKKVVGLMKDENNGNIMTEFIGLRSKLNSYKVRIESEARDKTHSRAKGVKKSAMKKIIFDDYKRCL, encoded by the exons ATGACGAAATCTGAACTTGAATTGTTAACTGATCCTGATATGGTTTTAC gtATACGTGGTGGATTATCACAATGCTCGAATAGATATGGAAAAGCCAATAACAGATTTATGGAAGAATATGATTCATCCAAACCAGAGtcttatttaatgtattttgatGTTAACAATTTATACGGTGAGGCGATGTCACGAATGTTACCAACTCATGATTTTGAATGGGATAATGATTTTGAGGAAACACTTATAActttaatttcaaatgaatCAAATATAGGTTACATAATTGAAGTGGATTTAGAATATCCATCATATCTGCATGAACAACATAAAGATTTACCATTAGCTCCAGTTCATGAAAAAACTCCATTACCTACtagtaaatgtaaaaaattattagctaCGTTGAATCCAAAACAAACATATGTTGTTCATTATCAAAGTTTGAAACAATACTTATCTTTAggtatgaaattaataaaaatccatAGAGCTTTAAGATTTGAACGAAGTGCTTGGTTAAAACCATACATAAATTTGAATACTGAATTACGTCAACAAGCTAAAAATGAATTCGAAAAATcctttttcaaattaatgaataacgCAATCTATGGAAAAACAATGGAATGTGTAAGAAAtcataaagaaattaaatcgGTTAGCAAATATGAGGGACGTTGGGGAGCTCGAAGTCGTATTTCAAAACCGCATTTTGCTTcgtcaaaaataattgatgatttg aaaaaatttaatgaaaatgcaAAATATCTTTATGGTGATACGGATTCatgtatttatcaatttaccATACCTAATATTTATGATCATATTAAAGAAGATATTTATAAGTTTAATACATCTGATTATAAAGTAGATAATCAGTATGGTATACCGTTAGCTAATAAGAAAGTCGTCGGATTaatgaaagatgaaaataatggtAATATAATGACTGAATTTATAGGATTAAGGAGTAAGCTAAATAGTTATAAAGTAAGAATAGAATCAGAAGCAAGAGATAAAACTCATTCTAGAGCGAAAGGTGTTAAAAAAtcagcaatgaaaaaaattatattcgatGATTATAAAAGATGTCTTTAG
- the LOC122859863 gene encoding uncharacterized protein LOC122859863 — protein MYEFKWDIVKELHAPARGNFERRHVDIRNFDETWQADLIEMIPYSKENQGYKYLAVPIRNKTGKDVSSAMESILKGGRVPKKLHANEIFTIMKINRLKPPTYKLKDYQNNPIGGCFYKEELLKVKHSDIFLIERVIKTRGNKIYVEWLGFDDSHNQWIDK, from the exons ATGTATGAATTCAAATGGGATATAGTTAAAGAGTTACATGCTCCAGCTCGAGGAAATTTTGAACGTCGTCATGTTGATATTAGAAACTTTGATGAAACTTGGCAAGCAGATTTAATTGAAATGATACcatattcaaaagaaaatcaaGGATATAAATATCTAGCTGTTCCGATAAGAAATAAAACTGGGAAAGATGTTTCCAGTGCAAtggaatcaatattaaaaggTGGACGAGTTCCTAAAAAACTACAT gcCAATGAGATTTTCacaattatgaaaataaatagattaaaaCCTCCAACTTATAAACTGAaagattatcaaaataatccaATAGGAGGTTGTTTCTATAaagaagaattattaaaagtaaaacattcagatatatttttaattgaaagaGTGATAAAAACTCgtggtaataaaatttatgttgaaTGGTTAGGTTTTGATGATTCACATAACCAATGGattgataaataa